From the Cupriavidus necator N-1 genome, one window contains:
- a CDS encoding DsbE family thiol:disulfide interchange protein, which yields MTRFLLPLAAFLALAVALAAGLRHDPRELPSPLVGKAAPAFRLPLLEPEGRTLASADMRGKVWLLNVWASWCAACRTEHPLLVDFAARSPVPLYGLNYKDETGAARDWLQRLGNPYAASLVDADGRVGIDYGVYGVPETFVIDQHGVVRYRQVGPVTREVLERKLIPLIEQLERQGGSHA from the coding sequence ATGACGCGCTTCCTGCTGCCGCTGGCCGCCTTCCTCGCCCTTGCGGTCGCGCTGGCCGCCGGGCTGCGCCACGACCCGCGCGAACTGCCCTCGCCGCTGGTCGGCAAGGCCGCGCCGGCGTTCCGCCTGCCGCTGCTCGAACCCGAAGGCCGCACGCTGGCCAGCGCCGACATGCGCGGCAAGGTCTGGCTGCTGAATGTGTGGGCGTCGTGGTGCGCGGCCTGCCGCACCGAGCATCCGCTGCTGGTGGATTTTGCCGCGCGCTCGCCGGTGCCGCTGTATGGCCTCAACTACAAGGACGAGACCGGCGCCGCGCGCGACTGGCTGCAGCGGCTGGGCAACCCCTATGCGGCTTCGCTGGTCGATGCCGACGGCCGCGTCGGCATCGACTACGGCGTCTACGGCGTGCCCGAGACCTTTGTCATCGACCAGCACGGCGTGGTGCGCTACCGCCAGGTGGGCCCGGTCACGCGCGAGGTGCTGGAGCGCAAGCTGATCCCGCTGATCGAGCAGCTGGAACGGCAGGGAGGCAGCCATGCGTAG
- a CDS encoding heme lyase CcmF/NrfE family subunit encodes MIAELGHFALIVALLVALVQAVVPLAGAARGQLAWMALARPAARVQCLLVALSFAALTWSFVSNDFSVRYVAANANSALPLAYRIAAVWGGHEGSMLLWTLMLGLWSLAVSACSRQLPLAAVARVLAVMGAISAGFLAFLLFASNPFVRLLPPAMEGRDLNPLLQDPGMVFHPPLLYMGYVGFSVTFAFAVAALLAGRVDAAWARWSRPWTTVAWAFLTLGIMLGSAWAYYELGWGGWWFWDPVENASFMPWLAGTALMHSLAVTEKRGALRAWTVLLAIFTFSLSLLGTFLVRSGVLTSVHAFAVDPKRGIFILALLGLVTGLALALYAWRAPRLARRVAFAAVSRESMLLANNVLLAVAAATVLLGTLYPLLVDVLGLGKISVGPAYFEQVFVPLMAPAGALMGAAPLARWRHGSLPDMARRLRWGAVASAAIGLGLLLVLRNASALSGLGLLLAAWCVLSAVTSLAARLRQQQGRRLAALRQFTPSYWGMLLAHAGVGVFIAGVTLVSGQESLRELPMRAGESVSVGGYDFRFAGVTQGGGPNYDALRGTLVAARDGKRVALLHPERRIYRSQDMPTTEAAIDSGVARDLYVALGENVDGSAWAVRIHVKPFVDWIWAGCVLMALGGLLAVCDKRYRLRRRAANPATAPAAPDVPAVPALASAHEETPA; translated from the coding sequence GTGATCGCGGAACTCGGCCATTTCGCGCTGATCGTGGCGCTGCTGGTCGCGCTGGTGCAGGCCGTGGTGCCGCTGGCCGGGGCCGCGCGCGGCCAGCTGGCGTGGATGGCGCTGGCGCGCCCCGCCGCGCGCGTGCAGTGCCTGCTGGTGGCGCTGTCCTTCGCCGCACTGACCTGGTCCTTCGTCAGCAACGACTTCAGCGTGCGCTATGTCGCCGCCAACGCCAACAGTGCGCTGCCGCTGGCGTACCGCATCGCCGCGGTCTGGGGCGGGCACGAGGGCTCGATGCTGCTGTGGACGCTGATGCTGGGCCTGTGGTCGCTGGCGGTGTCCGCGTGCAGCCGGCAGCTGCCGCTGGCCGCTGTGGCCCGCGTGCTGGCCGTGATGGGCGCGATCAGCGCCGGCTTCCTGGCGTTCCTGCTGTTCGCCTCCAACCCCTTCGTGCGGCTGCTGCCGCCCGCAATGGAAGGCCGCGACCTCAACCCGTTACTGCAGGACCCGGGCATGGTGTTCCACCCGCCCCTGCTCTACATGGGCTACGTGGGCTTCTCGGTGACCTTTGCCTTTGCCGTGGCGGCGCTGCTGGCCGGGCGCGTCGATGCGGCCTGGGCACGCTGGTCGCGGCCGTGGACCACGGTGGCGTGGGCCTTCCTGACGCTGGGAATCATGCTGGGCAGCGCCTGGGCCTACTACGAGCTGGGCTGGGGCGGCTGGTGGTTCTGGGACCCGGTCGAGAACGCCTCGTTCATGCCGTGGCTGGCCGGCACCGCGCTGATGCATTCGCTGGCGGTCACCGAGAAGCGCGGCGCCTTGCGCGCCTGGACCGTGCTGCTCGCCATCTTCACCTTCTCGCTGAGCCTGCTGGGCACCTTCCTGGTCCGTTCCGGCGTGCTGACCTCCGTCCACGCCTTCGCCGTGGACCCGAAGCGCGGCATCTTCATCCTGGCGCTGCTGGGGCTGGTTACCGGGCTGGCCCTGGCACTGTATGCGTGGCGCGCGCCGCGACTGGCGCGGCGCGTGGCGTTCGCGGCGGTCTCGCGCGAGTCGATGCTGCTGGCCAACAACGTGCTGCTGGCGGTGGCCGCCGCCACGGTGCTGCTGGGCACGCTCTACCCGCTGCTGGTCGATGTGCTGGGGCTGGGCAAGATCTCGGTCGGCCCGGCCTACTTCGAGCAGGTCTTCGTGCCCTTGATGGCCCCCGCCGGTGCGTTGATGGGCGCCGCGCCGCTGGCGCGCTGGCGCCACGGCAGCCTGCCCGACATGGCGCGCCGCCTGCGCTGGGGCGCCGTGGCCAGCGCGGCCATCGGGCTGGGGCTGCTGCTGGTGCTGCGCAATGCCTCGGCGCTGAGCGGGCTGGGGTTGCTGCTGGCGGCCTGGTGCGTGCTGAGCGCCGTGACCAGCCTGGCGGCGCGGCTGCGCCAACAACAGGGGCGCCGCCTGGCCGCGCTGCGCCAGTTCACACCCAGCTACTGGGGCATGCTGCTCGCCCACGCCGGCGTGGGCGTCTTCATCGCCGGCGTGACGCTGGTATCCGGCCAGGAAAGCCTGCGCGAACTGCCGATGCGCGCCGGCGAGAGCGTCAGCGTGGGCGGCTATGACTTCCGCTTTGCCGGCGTGACCCAGGGCGGCGGGCCCAACTACGACGCGCTGCGCGGCACGCTGGTGGCCGCGCGCGATGGCAAGCGAGTAGCACTGCTCCACCCCGAGCGCCGCATCTACCGCAGCCAGGACATGCCCACCACCGAGGCCGCGATCGACAGCGGCGTGGCGCGCGACCTCTACGTGGCGCTGGGCGAGAACGTCGATGGCAGCGCCTGGGCCGTGCGCATCCACGTCAAGCCCTTTGTCGACTGGATCTGGGCCGGCTGCGTGCTGATGGCGCTGGGCGGGCTGCTGGCCGTCTGCGACAAGCGTTACCGGCTTCGCCGCCGTGCCGCCAATCCTGCCACCGCGCCAGCCGCGCCGGATGTGCCCGCAGTGCCGGCATTGGCCTCCGCCCATGAGGAGACGCCCGCATGA
- the ccmE gene encoding cytochrome c maturation protein CcmE has protein sequence MTPRQRRFGLLAAALACCGIAAALVLNAFRSNLVFFFSPSQVAAQEAPVARSFRLGGLVAPGSIRREGDGMTVRFVVTDTARQVPVRYRGLLPDLFREGKGVVARGQLQADGTFIASEVLAKHDENYMPPEAADALKQAAQVNRRMAEAAPAQGVRQ, from the coding sequence ATGACGCCGCGCCAGCGCCGCTTCGGGCTGCTGGCCGCGGCGCTGGCCTGCTGCGGCATCGCGGCGGCGCTGGTGCTCAATGCCTTCCGCTCCAACCTGGTGTTCTTCTTCAGTCCCAGCCAGGTCGCCGCGCAGGAGGCGCCGGTGGCACGCAGCTTCCGGCTGGGCGGGCTGGTGGCGCCCGGCTCGATCCGGCGCGAGGGCGACGGCATGACGGTGCGCTTCGTCGTCACCGACACGGCGCGCCAGGTGCCGGTGCGCTACCGCGGCCTGCTGCCCGACCTGTTCCGCGAAGGCAAGGGCGTGGTCGCGCGCGGCCAGCTGCAGGCGGACGGCACCTTCATCGCCAGCGAGGTGCTGGCCAAGCACGATGAAAACTACATGCCGCCTGAAGCCGCCGACGCGCTCAAGCAGGCCGCGCAGGTGAACCGCCGCATGGCCGAAGCCGCGCCGGCACAGGGAGTACGCCAGTGA
- the ccmD gene encoding heme exporter protein CcmD → MTLSSLLPYGHHGIFIAGAFGVSALLLALELVLLARRCRATRQEAGQ, encoded by the coding sequence ATGACGCTGTCCTCGCTGCTGCCCTACGGGCATCACGGCATCTTCATCGCCGGCGCCTTCGGCGTGAGCGCGCTGCTGCTGGCGCTGGAGCTGGTGCTGCTGGCCCGCCGCTGCCGTGCCACGCGCCAGGAAGCCGGCCAATGA
- a CDS encoding heme ABC transporter permease has protein sequence MSQPLPSVHPAAAPRPPVRGGWLAYAAPVRFYPLAGRMASWFFAAAALFALAGLWLGFGVAPTDAQQGEVYRIIFIHVPAAWMSMFIYLVMAGYCALALVLRTRLSSMMASALAPTGALFTALALWTGALWGQPTWGTWWVWDARLTSELILLFLYLGFIALEAAIDEPRRAERACAVLALVGVVNIPVIYFSVQWWNTLHQGASVSLTAAPSMAATMLAGMLLMTMACWMYTVAVALVRVRCILRERGEVPHGPAMVPGETS, from the coding sequence ATGAGCCAGCCGCTGCCATCCGTCCACCCCGCTGCCGCGCCGCGGCCCCCGGTCCGCGGCGGCTGGCTGGCCTATGCCGCGCCGGTGCGCTTCTATCCGCTGGCCGGGCGCATGGCCTCATGGTTCTTTGCCGCGGCGGCGCTGTTCGCGCTGGCGGGACTGTGGCTCGGCTTTGGCGTGGCCCCCACCGATGCGCAGCAGGGCGAGGTCTACCGCATCATTTTCATCCACGTGCCGGCGGCGTGGATGTCGATGTTCATCTACCTGGTCATGGCCGGCTACTGCGCGCTGGCACTGGTGCTGCGCACGCGGCTGTCGTCGATGATGGCCTCGGCGCTGGCGCCCACCGGCGCGCTCTTCACCGCGCTGGCGCTGTGGACCGGTGCGCTGTGGGGGCAGCCCACCTGGGGCACCTGGTGGGTCTGGGATGCGCGGCTCACCTCCGAGCTGATCCTGCTGTTCCTGTACCTCGGCTTTATCGCGCTGGAAGCGGCCATCGACGAGCCGCGCCGGGCCGAGCGCGCCTGCGCGGTGCTGGCGCTGGTGGGGGTGGTCAATATCCCGGTGATCTATTTCTCGGTGCAGTGGTGGAACACGCTGCACCAGGGCGCATCGGTCAGCCTGACCGCGGCGCCGTCGATGGCGGCCACCATGCTGGCTGGCATGCTGCTGATGACGATGGCGTGCTGGATGTACACGGTGGCGGTGGCGCTGGTGCGCGTGCGCTGCATCCTGCGCGAGCGCGGCGAGGTGCCGCACGGCCCTGCCATGGTTCCCGGAGAGACCTCATGA
- the ccmB gene encoding heme exporter protein CcmB gives MMRMLAAIVAHDVSLSWRRRGSLLGGVVFFVIAASLFPLAIGPEPQQLRALAPGILWVTALLASMLSLSRLFAQEHADGSLDQLLLSPHPLALLVLAKIAAHWLTSGLPLLLLTPLLAQQYGLPLGASLLLAASLLVGTPALSLIGAVGAALTLGVRGGAVLLCILVLPLCVPVLVFGASAAAAADAGLDVMPQFSLLGACLALSLFLCPLATAAGLRIAMETPA, from the coding sequence ATGATGCGCATGCTCGCCGCCATCGTCGCGCACGATGTCTCGCTGTCCTGGCGGCGGCGCGGCAGCCTGCTCGGCGGCGTGGTGTTCTTTGTCATCGCCGCCAGCCTGTTCCCGCTGGCAATCGGCCCCGAGCCGCAGCAGCTGCGCGCGCTGGCTCCCGGCATCCTGTGGGTGACGGCACTGCTGGCGTCGATGCTGTCGCTGTCGCGGCTGTTCGCGCAGGAGCATGCCGACGGCAGCCTGGACCAGCTGCTGCTGTCGCCGCATCCGCTGGCGCTGCTGGTGCTGGCCAAGATCGCCGCGCACTGGCTCACCAGCGGCCTGCCGCTGCTGTTGCTGACACCGCTGCTGGCACAGCAGTATGGGCTGCCCCTGGGCGCATCGCTGCTGCTGGCGGCGTCGCTGCTGGTGGGCACGCCGGCGCTGAGCCTGATCGGCGCGGTCGGCGCGGCGCTGACGCTGGGCGTGCGCGGCGGCGCGGTGCTGCTGTGCATCCTGGTGCTCCCGCTGTGCGTGCCGGTGCTGGTGTTCGGCGCCAGCGCCGCGGCCGCTGCCGATGCCGGGCTTGACGTGATGCCGCAGTTCTCGCTGCTGGGCGCCTGCCTGGCGCTGTCGCTGTTCCTGTGCCCGCTGGCCACCGCCGCCGGGCTGCGCATTGCCATGGAGACGCCGGCATGA
- the ccmA gene encoding cytochrome c biogenesis heme-transporting ATPase CcmA yields the protein MPVRSPAPPSELPPESPRCAAPVLSASGLAISRAGRPVLRGIDLDLAPGGLLQVLGPNGSGKTSLLRVLCGLAMADAGTLHWRGRPVRAADPDYQLALAYVGHTNGIDPDLSPAENLRFAARLAGSDDSADGVARALAAQGLERLANAPVRTLSQGQRRRVALARLSLAQRALWLLDEPVTALDADACARFDAQLGTHLAAGGMAVIATHQLLPAGGAVLQLGAPA from the coding sequence GTGCCAGTCCGCTCGCCCGCGCCGCCATCCGAGCTTCCGCCTGAATCCCCACGTTGCGCCGCCCCCGTGCTGAGCGCGAGCGGGCTGGCCATCTCGCGCGCCGGACGCCCGGTGTTGCGCGGCATCGACCTCGACCTCGCCCCCGGCGGCCTGCTGCAGGTACTCGGCCCCAACGGCAGCGGCAAGACCAGTCTGCTGCGCGTGCTGTGCGGGCTGGCCATGGCCGATGCCGGCACGCTGCACTGGCGCGGCCGCCCGGTGCGCGCCGCCGACCCTGACTATCAGCTGGCGCTGGCGTATGTCGGCCACACCAATGGCATCGACCCTGACCTGAGCCCGGCGGAAAACCTGCGCTTTGCCGCGCGCCTCGCCGGATCGGACGACAGTGCCGATGGCGTCGCGCGCGCCCTCGCCGCGCAAGGGCTGGAGCGGCTCGCAAACGCGCCGGTGCGCACGCTCTCGCAAGGGCAGCGGCGGCGCGTCGCACTGGCGCGCCTGTCGCTGGCGCAGCGCGCCTTGTGGCTGCTGGATGAACCAGTGACCGCGCTGGATGCCGATGCCTGCGCGCGCTTCGATGCGCAGCTCGGCACGCACCTCGCCGCCGGCGGCATGGCCGTGATCGCCACGCACCAGCTGCTGCCCGCGGGCGGCGCGGTGCTGCAACTGGGGGCGCCGGCATGA
- a CDS encoding NapC/NirT family cytochrome c: MLDLIKRYWRTINRPSAYFSLGFLTLGGFVAGVVFWGAFNTALELTNTEQFCTGCHEMRDNVYQELQGTIHFTNRSGVRAKCSDCHVPHNWTTKMARKMQASKEVWAKIFGTVDTREKFQAHRLTLAQHEWARFKANDSLECRNCHDYQSMDFTRQSPRAQAMHSTHLANKEKTCIDCHKGIAHHLPDISKAEEK, translated from the coding sequence ATGCTCGACCTGATCAAGCGTTACTGGCGAACCATCAACCGGCCCAGCGCGTATTTCAGCCTGGGCTTCCTGACGCTCGGCGGCTTTGTCGCCGGCGTGGTGTTCTGGGGCGCGTTCAACACCGCGCTGGAGCTGACCAATACCGAGCAGTTCTGCACCGGCTGCCACGAGATGCGCGACAACGTCTACCAGGAGCTGCAGGGCACCATCCACTTCACCAACCGCAGCGGCGTGCGCGCCAAATGCTCGGACTGCCACGTGCCGCACAACTGGACCACCAAGATGGCGCGCAAGATGCAGGCGTCCAAGGAGGTCTGGGCCAAGATCTTCGGTACCGTCGACACCCGCGAAAAGTTCCAGGCACACCGGCTCACGCTGGCGCAGCACGAGTGGGCGCGCTTCAAGGCCAATGATTCACTGGAATGCCGCAACTGCCACGACTACCAGTCGATGGACTTCACGCGGCAGAGCCCGCGCGCGCAGGCCATGCATTCCACCCACCTGGCCAACAAGGAGAAGACCTGCATCGACTGCCACAAGGGCATCGCGCACCATCTTCCCGACATCTCCAAGGCCGAGGAGAAATGA
- a CDS encoding nitrate reductase cytochrome c-type subunit codes for MKPSRSWKPLLALCALLLAVLAMPAHAQGLVDAMRGPTPIASETKAPIMYPTENKDIRRTRNYTMQPPTIPHKIDGYQVDKDFNRCMFCHARTRTEETQAIPVSITHYMDRDNNVLADVSPRRYFCTQCHVPQADAKPLVGNTFVDVEQMLKRKPGVKGSSN; via the coding sequence ATGAAACCAAGCCGATCCTGGAAGCCCCTGCTGGCCCTGTGTGCGCTGCTGCTGGCCGTGCTGGCAATGCCGGCGCACGCCCAGGGCCTGGTCGACGCGATGCGCGGGCCCACACCCATCGCCAGCGAGACCAAGGCACCCATCATGTACCCGACCGAGAACAAGGACATCCGCCGCACCCGCAACTACACCATGCAGCCGCCGACGATCCCGCACAAGATCGACGGCTACCAGGTCGACAAGGACTTCAACCGCTGCATGTTCTGCCACGCCCGCACGCGCACCGAGGAAACCCAGGCGATCCCAGTCAGCATCACGCACTACATGGACCGCGACAACAACGTGCTGGCCGACGTCTCGCCGCGCCGTTACTTCTGCACGCAATGCCATGTGCCGCAGGCCGACGCCAAGCCGCTGGTGGGCAACACCTTCGTTGACGTCGAGCAGATGCTCAAGCGCAAGCCCGGCGTCAAGGGCTCATCCAACTAG
- the napA gene encoding periplasmic nitrate reductase subunit alpha — translation MTISRRDFIKQTAVAATASVAGVTLPAGAANFVTDSDMTKLKWSKAPCRFCGTGCGVTVAVKDNKVVATQGDPLAEVNKGLNCVKGYFLSKIMYGQDRLTKPLLRMKNGKYDKNGEFAPVTWERAFDEMERQFKRVLKEKGPTAVGMFGSGQWTVWEGYAASKLYKAGFRSNNIDPNARHCMASAVQGFMRTFGMDEPMGCYDDFEAADAFVLWGSNMAEMHPILWTRITDRRLSYPKTRVAVLSTFTHRSFDLADIPVIFKPQTDLAMMNYIAHYIIKNNKVNKDFVNKHTVFKEGVTDIGYGLRPEHPLQKAAKNAADPGASRPITFDDFARFVAKYDADYVSKLSGVPKAKLDQLAELYADPNVKVMSLWTMGFNQHTRGSWANNMVYNLHLLTGKIATPGNSPFSLTGQPSACGTAREVGTFSHRLPADMVVTNPKHREEAERIWKLPAGTIPEKPGYHAVLQNRMLKDGKLNAYWVQVNNNMQAAANLMEEGLPGYRNPQNFVVVSDAYPTVTALAADLILPSAMWVEKEGAYGNAERRTQFWHQLVDAPGDARSDLWQLMEFSKRFKVEDVWPAELIAKKPEYRGKTLFDVLYRNGQVDKFPLKEVNAEYHNAEAKAFGFYVQKGLFEEYASFGRGHGHDLAPFDAYHEARGLRWPVVNGKETRWRYREGSDPYVKAGTGYQFYGNPDGKAVIFALPYEPAAESPDKEYPFWLATGRVLEHWHSGSMTRRVPELYRAFPNAVVFMHPEDAKAMGLRRGVEVEVVSRRGRMRSRVETRGRDAPPRGLVFVPWFDASQLINKVTLDATCPISLQTDFKKCAVKIVKV, via the coding sequence ATGACCATCTCTCGTCGTGATTTCATCAAGCAGACCGCTGTCGCCGCGACCGCATCGGTCGCCGGCGTGACGCTGCCGGCCGGGGCCGCCAACTTTGTCACTGACAGCGACATGACCAAGCTGAAGTGGTCCAAGGCGCCCTGCCGCTTCTGCGGCACCGGCTGCGGCGTGACCGTGGCGGTCAAGGACAACAAGGTAGTGGCCACGCAGGGCGATCCGCTGGCCGAGGTCAACAAGGGTCTGAACTGCGTCAAGGGCTATTTCCTGTCGAAGATCATGTACGGGCAGGACCGGCTGACCAAGCCGCTCTTGCGCATGAAGAACGGCAAGTACGACAAGAACGGCGAATTCGCCCCGGTCACGTGGGAGCGCGCCTTCGACGAGATGGAACGCCAGTTCAAGCGCGTGCTGAAGGAAAAAGGGCCGACCGCGGTGGGGATGTTCGGTTCCGGCCAGTGGACGGTGTGGGAAGGCTATGCCGCGTCCAAGCTCTACAAGGCGGGCTTCCGCTCCAACAATATCGACCCAAACGCGCGCCACTGCATGGCATCGGCAGTGCAGGGCTTCATGCGTACCTTCGGCATGGACGAGCCGATGGGCTGCTACGACGATTTCGAGGCCGCCGATGCCTTCGTGCTGTGGGGCTCGAACATGGCCGAGATGCACCCGATCCTGTGGACCCGCATCACCGACCGGCGCCTGAGCTACCCCAAGACGCGCGTGGCGGTGCTGTCCACCTTCACGCACCGTTCCTTCGACCTGGCCGACATCCCGGTCATCTTCAAGCCGCAGACGGACCTGGCGATGATGAACTACATCGCCCACTACATCATCAAGAACAACAAGGTCAACAAGGACTTCGTCAACAAGCATACGGTCTTCAAGGAAGGCGTGACCGACATCGGCTATGGCCTGCGCCCGGAACATCCGCTGCAGAAGGCGGCCAAGAACGCTGCCGATCCCGGTGCCTCGCGCCCGATCACCTTCGATGACTTCGCACGCTTCGTGGCCAAGTACGACGCCGACTACGTCAGCAAGCTGTCGGGCGTGCCCAAGGCCAAGCTGGACCAGCTGGCAGAACTGTATGCCGACCCCAACGTCAAGGTGATGTCGCTGTGGACCATGGGCTTCAACCAGCATACGCGCGGCAGCTGGGCCAACAACATGGTCTACAACCTGCACCTGCTGACCGGCAAGATCGCCACGCCGGGCAACAGCCCGTTCTCGCTGACGGGGCAGCCGTCGGCGTGCGGCACTGCGCGCGAGGTTGGCACCTTCTCGCACCGGCTGCCGGCCGACATGGTGGTAACCAACCCCAAGCACCGCGAAGAGGCCGAGCGCATCTGGAAGCTGCCGGCTGGCACCATCCCCGAAAAGCCGGGCTACCACGCCGTGCTGCAGAACCGCATGCTCAAGGACGGCAAGCTCAATGCCTACTGGGTGCAGGTCAACAACAATATGCAGGCCGCCGCCAACCTGATGGAAGAAGGCCTGCCGGGCTACCGCAACCCGCAGAACTTCGTGGTGGTGTCCGATGCCTATCCCACCGTGACCGCGCTGGCCGCCGACCTGATCCTGCCCAGCGCGATGTGGGTGGAAAAGGAAGGCGCCTACGGCAATGCCGAGCGCCGCACGCAGTTCTGGCACCAGCTGGTCGATGCGCCGGGCGACGCGCGCTCTGACCTGTGGCAGCTGATGGAATTCTCCAAGCGCTTCAAGGTCGAGGACGTCTGGCCCGCCGAGCTGATCGCGAAGAAGCCGGAGTACCGCGGCAAGACCCTGTTCGACGTGCTCTACCGCAATGGCCAGGTCGACAAGTTCCCGCTCAAGGAAGTCAACGCCGAGTACCACAACGCCGAGGCCAAGGCCTTCGGCTTCTATGTGCAGAAAGGCCTGTTTGAAGAGTACGCCAGCTTCGGCCGCGGCCACGGCCACGACCTGGCCCCGTTCGACGCCTACCATGAGGCGCGCGGGCTGCGCTGGCCGGTGGTCAACGGCAAGGAGACCCGCTGGCGCTACCGCGAGGGCAGCGACCCTTACGTCAAGGCCGGCACCGGCTACCAGTTCTACGGCAACCCCGACGGCAAGGCGGTGATCTTCGCCCTGCCCTACGAGCCGGCAGCCGAATCGCCCGACAAGGAATACCCGTTCTGGCTGGCCACCGGCCGTGTGCTGGAGCACTGGCATTCCGGCTCGATGACGCGGCGCGTGCCGGAGCTGTACCGCGCCTTCCCCAACGCGGTGGTGTTCATGCATCCGGAAGACGCCAAGGCAATGGGTCTGCGCCGCGGCGTTGAGGTGGAAGTGGTGTCGCGGCGCGGGCGCATGCGCTCGCGCGTGGAGACCCGCGGGCGTGACGCGCCGCCGCGCGGGCTGGTGTTCGTGCCGTGGTTCGATGCCAGCCAGCTGATCAACAAGGTGACGCTGGACGCCACCTGCCCAATCTCGCTGCAGACGGACTTCAAGAAGTGCGCGGTCAAGATCGTCAAGGTCTAG
- a CDS encoding chaperone NapD, whose amino-acid sequence MPAARRAIPIQPLPASEEWHIAGIVVHAIPDSLAQVRAAIEAITGAEVHAASDAGKLVVTIEAPTSRAIAAHLTYLHQLEGVLSAALVYQHNEDAEAMHEAMDPAMNEEAGT is encoded by the coding sequence ATGCCCGCAGCAAGACGTGCCATCCCCATCCAGCCGCTGCCCGCGAGCGAAGAGTGGCATATCGCCGGCATCGTCGTGCATGCCATTCCCGACAGCCTGGCGCAGGTGCGCGCCGCGATCGAAGCCATTACCGGCGCCGAAGTCCACGCTGCCAGCGATGCCGGCAAGCTCGTGGTCACCATCGAAGCGCCCACCTCGCGCGCCATTGCCGCGCACTTGACGTACCTGCACCAGCTCGAGGGCGTGCTGTCGGCCGCGCTCGTCTACCAGCACAACGAAGACGCCGAGGCAATGCACGAAGCGATGGACCCGGCAATGAACGAGGAGGCAGGCACATGA
- the napE gene encoding periplasmic nitrate reductase, NapE protein → MMETGEAHDPQRKQEELRSFLFLTAVMVPVLSVIIVAGYGFIVWMTQLISGPPSH, encoded by the coding sequence ATGATGGAAACCGGTGAAGCCCACGATCCGCAGCGCAAGCAAGAAGAACTGCGCAGCTTCCTTTTCCTGACCGCCGTGATGGTGCCGGTACTCTCCGTCATCATCGTGGCGGGCTATGGGTTCATTGTCTGGATGACCCAACTGATCAGCGGTCCGCCGTCGCATTGA